A window from Macaca thibetana thibetana isolate TM-01 chromosome 7, ASM2454274v1, whole genome shotgun sequence encodes these proteins:
- the CIDEB gene encoding cell death activator CIDE-B, translating to MEYLSALNPSDLLRSVSNISSEFGRRVWTSASPPQRPFRVCNHKRTIRKGLTAATRQELLAKALETLLLNGVLTLVLEEDGTAVDSEDFFQLLEDDTCLMVLESGQSWSPARSGVLSYGLGRERPKHSKDIARITFDVYKQNPRDLFGSLNVKATFYGLYSMSCDFQGLGPKKVLRELLRWTSTLLQGLGHMLLGISSTLRHVVEGAEQWQQKGRLHSY from the exons ATGGAGTACCTCTCAGCTCTGAACCCCAGTGACCTACTCAG GTCAGTATCTAATATAAGCTCGGAGTTTGGACGGAGGGTCTGGACCTCAGCTTCACCACCCCAGCGACCTTTCCGTGTCTGTAATCACAAGCGGACCATCCGGAAAGGCCTGACAGCTGCCACCCGCCAGGAGCTGCTAGCCAAA GCATTGGAGACCCTACTGCTGAATGGAGTGCTAACCCTGGTGCTAGAGGAGGATGGAACTGCAGTGGACAGTGAGGACTTCTTCCAGCTGCTGGAGGATGACACGTGCCTGATGGTGTTGGAGTCTGGTCAGAGCTGGAGCCCCGCAAGG AGTGGAGTGCTGTCATATGGCCTGGGACGGGAGAGGCCCAAGCACAGCAAGGACATCGCCCGCATCACCTTTGACGTGTACAAGCAAAACCCTCGAGACCTCTTTGGCAGCCTGAATGTCAAAGCCACATTCTACGGGCTCTACTCTATGAGTTGTGACTTTCAAGGACTCGGCCCAAAGAAAGTACTCAG GGAGCTCCTTCGTTGGACCTCCACACTGCTGCAAGGCCTGGGCCATATGTTGCTGGGAATTTCCTCCACCCTTCGTCATGTAGTGGAGGGGGCTGAGCAGTGGCAGCAAAAGGGCCGCCTCCATTCCTACTAA
- the LTB4R gene encoding leukotriene B4 receptor 1 — MNTTSPAASPSLGVGFIFLLAIILLSVALAVGLPGNSFVVWSILKRMKTRSVTALLVLNLALADLAVLLTAPFFLHFLAQGTWSFGLAGCRLCHYVCGVSMYASVLLITAMSLDRSLAVARPFVSQKLRTKAMALRVLAGIWVVSFLLATPVLVYRTVVALKTNMSLCYPKYPSKEHEAFHLIFEALTGFLLPFLAVVASYSDIGRRLQARRFRRSRRTGRLVVLIILAFAAFWLPYHVVNLAEAARALAGQASGSGLVGQRLKLARSVLIALAFLSSSVNPVLYACAGGGLLRSAGVGFVAKLLEGTGSEVSSTRRGGSLGQTVRGGPAAQEPGPSESLTASSPLELNELN, encoded by the coding sequence ATGAACACTACATCTCCTGCAGCATCCCCCTCACTAGGTGTAGGGTTCATCTTTCTGTTGGCTATCATCCTGCTGTCAGTGGCGCTGGCTGTGGGGCTTCCCGGCAACAGCTTTGTGGTGTGGAGCATCTTGAAAAGGATGAAGACGCGCTCTGTCACTGCCCTGTTGGTGCTGAACCTGGCCCTGGCCGACCTGGCCGTATTGCTCACTGCTCCCTTTTTCCTTCACTTCCTGGCCCAAGGCACCTGGAGTTTTGGATTGGCTGGTTGCCGCCTGTGCCACTATGTCTGTGGAGTCAGCATGTACGCCAGTGTCCTGCTTATCACAGCCATGAGTCTAGACCGCTCACTGGCAGTGGCCCGCCCCTTTGTATCCCAGAAGCTACGCACCAAGGCAATGGCCCTGCGGGTGCTGGCAGGCATCTGGGTGGTGTCCTTTCTGCTGGCCACACCCGTCCTCGTGTACCGCACAGTAGTGGCCTTGAAAACGAACATGAGCCTGTGCTATCCGAAGTACCCCAGCAAGGAGCACGAGGCCTTCCATCTAATCTTCGAGGCCCTCACGGGCTTCCTGCTGCCCTTCCTGGCTGTGGTGGCCAGCTACTCCGACATAGGGCGTCGGCTGCAGGCCCGGCGCTTCCGCCGCAGCCGCCGCACTGGTCGCCTGGTGGTGCTCATCATCCTGGCCTTCGCCGCCTTCTGGCTGCCCTACCACGTGGTGAACCTGGCCGAGGCTGCCCGTGCGCTGGCCGGCCAGGCCTCCGGGTCGGGGCTCGTGGGGCAGCGGCTGAAACTGGCCCGCAGCGTACTCATCGCGCTCGCCTTCCTGAGCAGCAGCGTGAACCCCGTGCTGTACGCGTGCGCCGGCGGCGGCCTGCTACGCTCGGCGGGCGTGGGCTTCGTCGCCAAGCTGCTGGAGGGCACGGGCTCCGAGGTGTCCAGCACCCGCCGCGGGGGCAGCCTGGGCCAGACCGTGAGGGGCGGCCCCGCCGCTCAGGAGCCCGGTCCTTCCGAGAGCCTCACTGCTTCCAGCCCTCTGGAGTTAAACGAACTGAACTAG
- the LTB4R2 gene encoding leukotriene B4 receptor 2, which yields MAPSLRTSQVGFCPTPEHPLWRLPPTCRPRRMSVCYRPPGNETLLSWKTSRATGTAFLLLAALLGLPGNGFVVWSLAGWRPARGRPLAATLVLHLALADGAVLLLTPLFVAFLTGQAWPLGQAGCKAVYYVCALSMYASVLLTGLLSLQRCLAVTRPFLAPRLRSPALARRLLLAVWLAALLLAVPAAIYRHLWRDRVCQLCHPSPAHAAAHLTLETLTAFVLPFGLMLGCYSVTLARLRGARWGSGRHGARVGRLVSAIVLAFGLLWAPYHAVNLLQAVAALAPPEGTLAKLGGAGQAARAGTTALAFFSSSVNPVLYVFTAGDLLPRAGPRFLTRLFEGSGEARGGGRSREGTMELRTTPQLKVVGQGRGNGDPGGGMEKDGPEWDL from the coding sequence ATGGCCCCTTCTCTTCGGACATCACAGGTGGGGTTTTGCCCCACCCCTGAACACCCTCTGTGGCGCCTTCCACCCACCTGTAGGCCCAGAAGGATGTCCGTCTGCTACCGTCCCCCAGGGAACGAGACACTGCTGAGCTGGAAGACTTCGCGGGCCACAGGCACGGCCTTCCTGCTCCTGGCGGCGCTGCTGGGGCTGCCCGGCAACGGCTTCGTGGTGTGGAGCTTGGCGGGCTGGCGGCCTGCACGGGGGCGACCGCTGGCAGCCACCCTTGTGCTGCATCTGGCGCTGGCCGACGGCGCAGTGCTGCTGCTCACGCCGCTCTTTGTGGCCTTCCTGACCGGGCAAGCCTGGCCGCTGGGCCAGGCGGGCTGCAAGGCGGTGTACTACGTGTGCGCGCTCAGCATGTACGCCAGCGTGCTGCTCACCGGCCTGCTCAGCCTGCAGCGCTGCCTCGCGGTTACCCGCCCCTTCCTGGCGCCCAGGCTGCGCAGCCCGGCCCTGGCCCGCCGCCTGCTGCTGGCCGTCTGGCTGGCCGCCCTCTTGCTCGCCGTTCCGGCCGCCATCTACCGCCACCTGTGGAGGGACCGCGTATGCCAGCTGTGCCACCCGTCGCCGGCCCACGCCGCCGCCCACCTGACCCTGGAGACTCTGACCGCCTTCGTGCTTCCTTTCGGGCTGATGCTTGGCTGCTACAGCGTGACGCTGGCGCGGCTGCGGGGCGCCCGCTGGGGCTCCGGGCGGCATGGGGCACGGGTGGGCCGGCTGGTGAGCGCCATCGTGCTTGCCTTCGGCTTGCTCTGGGCTCCCTACCACGCGGTCAACCTTCTGCAGGCAGTCGCCGCGCTGGCTCCACCTGAAGGGACCTTGGCGAAGCTGGGCGGGGCTGGCCAGGCGGCACGAGCAGGAACTACGGCTTTGGCCTTCTTCAGTTCTAGCGTCAACCCGGTGCTGTACGTCTTCACCGCTGGAGATCTGCTGCCCCGGGCAGGTCCCCGTTTCCTCACGCGGCTCTTCGAAGGCTCCGGGGAGGCCCGAGGGGGCGGCCGCTCTAGGGAGGGGACCATGGAGCTCCGAACTACCCCTCAGCTGAAAGTGGTGGGGCAGGGCCGCGGCAATGGAGACCCGGGGGGTGGGATGGAGAAGGACGGTCCGGAATGGGACCTTTGA